In a single window of the Papaver somniferum cultivar HN1 chromosome 8, ASM357369v1, whole genome shotgun sequence genome:
- the LOC113306077 gene encoding glycine-rich cell wall structural protein 1.8-like, whose translation MAAMVVVEVVLVAALSALAVMEGTKKSFFSGGGGRGDKGIIVRFGGGGGGGDKGIIVGFGGGVGGHDSACGGGGGDKGIIFWGGGDKGVEGIIVSFVGGGDKGVKGIIVGFGSCGGVGGVCGGGDGGDEGIIDCFSGGGGRLGGGGGYKGIIMGFGGGGGDLRRGGGGSKVVGFGGGGGGGGGDDNGIIDGFGGGIGGGAGGRRDKEGIIDCFGGGGSGGGGDEGIIVSFGVIKRVDDESN comes from the exons ATGGCGgcaatggtggtggttgaggtagTGCTAGTGGCGGCGCTGTCGGCATTGGCGGTGATGGAGGGGACAAAGAAATCATT ttttagtggtggtggtggtcgtggtGACAAAGGAATCATTGTCCGTTttgggggtggtggtggtggaggtgacaAAGGAATTATTGTCGGTTTTGGTGGTGGTGTCGGCGGCCACGATAGTGCTTGTGGTGGTGGCGGAGGTGACAAAGGAATCATT TTTTGGGGTGGGGGTGACAAAGGAGTCGAAGGAATCATTGTCAGTTTTGTGGGTGGAGGTGACAAAGGAGTCAAAGGAATCATCGTTGGTTTTGGTAGTTGTGGCGGCGTCGgcggtgtttgtggtggtggtgatggaggtgACGAAGGAATCATTGACTgttttagtggtggtggtggtcgtcttGGTGGTGGCGGAGGGTACAAAGGAATCATTAtgggttttggtggtggtggtggtgatcttCGCCGTGGTGGCGGAGGTAGCAAAGTTGTcggttttggtggtggtggtggcggtggcggagGAGATGACAACGGAATCATTGATGGTTTTGGTGGTGGTATTGGCGGTGGTGCTGGTGGTCGCAGAGATAAGGAAGGAATCATTGACTGTTTTGGCGGAGGTGGTAGTGGTGGCGGAGGTGATGAAGGAATCATTGTCAGCTTTGGTGTAATCAAAAGGGTTGATGATGAGTCAAACTAA